The proteins below are encoded in one region of Effusibacillus dendaii:
- a CDS encoding LysM peptidoglycan-binding domain-containing protein, with protein MITHLVQQGDTLWKIAQKNGVTLSSLIAANPQIPDPDKLDVGQVIHIPVHGNMPEPTGTMTTYTVQEGDTLWKIAKETGNSLANVIAANPQIANPEMIAPGQIINIPAPYSIGHGGLLHHKHLKMPMTKEQMTMPIAKEQAMMPIAKEKLTMPKPKEMVTKPIEVAPVPVPAPVTPPPAPVKEETTIIQHVDVELDYEPHYTKVEIKEQPKPKEMPKPKLKEMPKPTPVVQPIQYMPMPCPPPMVIDCTPCSPCPPGMYPALMDEFGNLYPYPGLAPAGYPAYAPYGVTGPAMYPYATGLPGISADMYPAAPKPYGMGMAGTKMYETGMMPYGKGYGMPAYRNECQQPNPNGQR; from the coding sequence TTGATAACACACCTGGTCCAACAAGGTGACACGTTATGGAAAATTGCCCAAAAGAACGGTGTGACGCTAAGTTCGTTGATTGCGGCAAATCCGCAAATCCCGGATCCGGATAAACTTGATGTAGGTCAGGTAATTCACATTCCTGTCCACGGCAATATGCCGGAGCCCACCGGTACGATGACGACGTATACGGTTCAGGAAGGCGATACGTTATGGAAAATCGCAAAAGAAACCGGTAATTCATTGGCGAATGTAATTGCAGCAAATCCGCAAATCGCCAATCCTGAAATGATTGCGCCGGGTCAGATCATCAATATTCCGGCTCCCTATTCGATTGGACATGGAGGGCTGTTGCATCACAAACATCTGAAAATGCCTATGACAAAAGAACAAATGACCATGCCGATAGCAAAAGAACAAGCGATGATGCCAATAGCAAAAGAAAAATTGACTATGCCGAAACCGAAAGAGATGGTGACGAAACCGATTGAAGTAGCTCCGGTTCCCGTACCCGCTCCTGTTACTCCTCCACCTGCCCCAGTCAAAGAAGAGACAACGATTATTCAACATGTGGACGTCGAACTGGATTATGAGCCGCATTATACGAAAGTTGAGATCAAAGAACAACCAAAGCCGAAAGAAATGCCGAAACCGAAGCTGAAAGAAATGCCGAAACCAACGCCGGTTGTACAGCCAATCCAATATATGCCAATGCCGTGTCCGCCGCCGATGGTGATTGACTGTACGCCGTGCAGTCCCTGTCCGCCCGGAATGTATCCCGCTTTAATGGATGAATTTGGAAACCTATATCCGTATCCAGGGCTGGCACCGGCGGGGTATCCGGCGTATGCTCCCTATGGGGTAACCGGACCTGCCATGTATCCGTATGCAACGGGACTCCCGGGAATCAGTGCGGATATGTATCCGGCTGCTCCGAAACCATATGGAATGGGGATGGCCGGTACGAAGATGTATGAAACGGGTATGATGCCATACGGAAAGGGATACGGGATGCCAGCATACCGCAATGAGTGCCAACAGCCTAATCCGAATGGTCAGAGATGA
- the leuB gene encoding 3-isopropylmalate dehydrogenase, translating to MSKKIALLPGDGIGPEIVAEAVKVLDAVAQRFSREFVYETLPIGGNAIDDFQDPLPPHTVKGLKESDAILLGAVGGPKWDQNPSHLRPESGLLRMRKELGVFANLRPITAFEPLLHASTLKKEVLSGVDFLILRELTGGIYFGEKRRTATETGELATDTLVYSTQEIERIVRMAFDIARKRKKILHSVDKANVLESSRLWRETVNRIGKDYPDVKCEHILVDNCAMQLIRNPRQFDVVVTENMFGDILSDEAAMLTGSIGMLPSASLGASVGLYEPCHGSAPDIAGRGIANPLGTILSSAMLLRHSFGWEAEAAAIEEAVYEVLSKGVRSADLATPDEKTVSTSEMGDLVVQSIRSKVAS from the coding sequence ATGTCTAAAAAAATTGCTCTTCTGCCTGGTGACGGAATTGGTCCGGAAATTGTGGCGGAAGCAGTAAAAGTGTTGGACGCTGTCGCGCAGCGGTTTTCTCGTGAATTCGTTTACGAGACTCTGCCCATCGGAGGAAATGCGATTGATGATTTTCAGGATCCGCTTCCTCCCCACACAGTAAAAGGGCTGAAGGAATCCGACGCGATCCTGTTGGGAGCGGTTGGCGGACCGAAATGGGATCAGAATCCATCCCATTTGCGACCCGAGTCCGGACTTTTGCGGATGCGCAAAGAACTTGGCGTTTTTGCCAATCTGCGTCCGATAACGGCGTTCGAACCGTTGTTGCATGCGTCCACACTCAAAAAAGAAGTGCTGTCCGGTGTTGACTTTCTGATTTTGAGAGAGCTGACAGGCGGCATCTACTTTGGTGAAAAAAGGCGTACGGCTACTGAAACGGGCGAACTGGCAACCGATACACTTGTTTATTCTACGCAGGAGATTGAGCGAATTGTGCGTATGGCGTTCGATATAGCCAGAAAGCGCAAGAAGATTCTCCATTCTGTAGACAAGGCGAATGTGCTCGAATCCTCGCGTCTCTGGCGTGAAACGGTGAATCGCATCGGGAAAGATTATCCGGATGTGAAATGTGAACATATTCTGGTGGACAATTGCGCCATGCAGTTAATCCGTAATCCTCGACAGTTTGACGTGGTTGTAACGGAAAATATGTTTGGCGACATTCTATCGGATGAAGCAGCGATGCTGACAGGTTCAATCGGAATGCTGCCGTCTGCAAGTCTCGGAGCTTCTGTCGGGCTTTATGAACCGTGTCACGGTTCCGCGCCGGATATTGCAGGCCGTGGGATCGCCAACCCGTTAGGGACGATTTTGTCATCTGCGATGCTGCTTCGCCATTCCTTTGGATGGGAGGCGGAGGCAGCTGCCATTGAAGAAGCGGTCTACGAAGTTCTTTCGAAAGGCGTTCGATCAGCCGATCTGGCGACACCTGATGAAAAAACCGTATCCACTTCCGAAATGGGGGATCTGGTCGTACAGTCGATTCGTTCCAAAGTTGCGTCTTGA
- the nadE gene encoding NAD(+) synthase: MVERKVVKVVAGPYSPSYGIVRAESGDMITCLLSGEYFAKGEVALSADAVEPVADSRAGLAYHTIDSLVWWIRDRVSTAKMKGVVVGVSGGIDSAVVSALCQKAFPDQSLGLIMPCRSIPEDRQYAEQICHSIGLTYKVVDLSDTYDTLVKTAQTSGLIGERSHPLVGGNLKARLRMSTLYLAAQERGYLVVGTDNAPESITGYFTKYGDGGVDILPISSLLKRQVRELAKYLSIPAAVIEKPPSAGLYEGQTDESEMGLRYEDIDDYICGFEIPDDIRERIQLMEARSQHKRELPPSAPKEMNVLPQKF, from the coding sequence ATGGTGGAAAGAAAAGTGGTAAAAGTAGTGGCGGGTCCCTACAGTCCGAGTTACGGAATCGTACGTGCCGAATCTGGCGACATGATAACCTGCCTTTTGTCGGGAGAGTACTTTGCCAAGGGGGAGGTTGCTCTATCGGCGGATGCGGTGGAACCGGTAGCGGATAGTCGCGCAGGGCTGGCTTATCACACGATTGACAGTCTGGTATGGTGGATACGCGACAGGGTGTCCACTGCAAAGATGAAAGGTGTCGTTGTGGGAGTTTCGGGCGGTATTGACAGCGCGGTTGTTTCCGCCTTGTGCCAAAAAGCATTTCCTGATCAATCACTGGGGTTAATTATGCCCTGTCGAAGTATTCCGGAAGATCGGCAGTACGCGGAACAAATTTGCCATTCAATCGGTTTGACATATAAAGTGGTTGATTTGTCTGATACATATGACACACTGGTGAAAACGGCACAGACATCGGGTCTGATCGGAGAACGTTCACATCCGTTGGTCGGCGGCAATTTAAAAGCCCGTTTACGGATGTCGACTCTCTACCTGGCGGCTCAGGAACGAGGCTATTTGGTGGTCGGCACAGACAATGCGCCCGAAAGCATAACCGGTTATTTTACCAAATACGGAGACGGGGGCGTCGACATTCTGCCGATCAGTTCCCTGTTAAAAAGACAGGTGCGGGAATTGGCCAAGTATCTCAGTATTCCGGCTGCCGTGATTGAGAAACCGCCTTCTGCCGGTCTGTATGAGGGTCAGACCGATGAATCGGAAATGGGTTTGCGGTATGAAGATATTGATGACTATATTTGCGGATTTGAGATACCGGACGATATCAGGGAACGGATTCAGCTGATGGAGGCGCGAAGCCAGCACAAACGTGAACTGCCGCCTTCCGCCCCAAAAGAAATGAATGTGCTGCCCCAAAAATTTTAA
- a CDS encoding CobW family GTP-binding protein encodes MEAIDPRIPATILTGALGSGKTTLLNYILQENHGLKVAVIVNEFGEVSIDHHLVVGTDEEVVELANGCICCTVRDDLQRAVTSVLARLDRPQYILVETTGLADPRPVAQTFLIDELSEQVRLDAIVTVVDASRFDENLELSGTTADQILAGDILLLNKTDLVSNEKVAQIETEIADMNPVARVLRTTNSQVDLRLLLDVGMFQLERMLEGDSADLIALEECPDCSAGVPHSHAHSHLHDDDISSVSFISERPFDYEKFGELMSDLPQGIFRGKGILWIDGYEEKLIFHLVGDRSQAVADGVWGDRKENRLVFIGKHLDRDSLLQRLQTCLV; translated from the coding sequence GTGGAAGCAATCGATCCGCGCATTCCGGCGACGATTCTGACAGGCGCGTTGGGAAGCGGCAAAACAACCTTGTTAAATTACATACTGCAGGAAAATCATGGGTTGAAAGTAGCGGTAATCGTCAATGAGTTTGGCGAGGTCTCGATCGATCATCACCTGGTCGTGGGAACGGATGAAGAAGTTGTGGAACTGGCTAACGGATGTATCTGCTGTACGGTTCGGGATGATTTGCAGCGTGCCGTGACAAGCGTGTTAGCGCGACTCGACAGACCGCAATATATACTTGTAGAAACGACTGGATTGGCGGATCCTCGTCCGGTTGCCCAGACGTTTTTAATTGATGAATTGTCTGAACAGGTTCGCTTGGATGCGATTGTGACGGTTGTTGATGCATCCCGTTTCGATGAGAACCTGGAGTTGAGCGGGACAACGGCGGATCAAATTTTGGCAGGGGATATTTTGCTATTGAATAAAACGGACTTGGTATCGAATGAAAAGGTGGCGCAGATCGAAACGGAAATTGCCGATATGAATCCGGTCGCCCGTGTACTGCGGACCACGAATTCGCAAGTCGATTTGAGACTTTTGCTGGATGTCGGCATGTTTCAGTTGGAACGGATGTTGGAGGGAGACAGCGCGGATTTGATCGCGTTGGAAGAATGTCCGGACTGTTCGGCAGGTGTTCCGCATTCGCATGCACACAGTCATCTGCACGATGACGATATTTCATCCGTTTCGTTTATATCGGAGCGTCCGTTCGATTATGAAAAATTCGGGGAACTGATGTCCGATTTGCCGCAGGGCATTTTTCGCGGCAAGGGAATCTTGTGGATCGACGGGTATGAGGAAAAACTGATTTTTCATTTGGTCGGAGATCGCAGTCAGGCGGTAGCTGACGGTGTCTGGGGCGACCGGAAGGAAAACAGGCTTGTTTTTATCGGCAAACATCTGGACCGGGACAGTTTGTTGCAGCGGCTGCAGACCTGTCTGGTTTGA
- a CDS encoding 2-isopropylmalate synthase yields MRKIEVFDTTLRDGEQSPGVNLNLEEKLEIARQLARLGVNIIEAGFAASSKGDFESVQRIANEIRGVTVCSLSRSVKFDIEQSYEALKGADNPRIHVFLATSPIHMQHKLRMTPEQVLEQIDSAVRLAKGFVSDVEFSAEDGGRSDLDFLVKVAEVAAKAGATVLNIPDTVGYLTPSEYAHIFRYVRENAKGADKIKLSAHCHDDLGMATANTLAAIAAGIDQIEGTINGIGERAGNVAIEEVALALYTRPQFYQAATGLELAEIARTSRMVSKLTGMVVQPNKAIIGANAFAHESGIHQDGVLKEKSTYEIIRPEIVGMGDSKLVLGKLSGRHAFKDHLVSLGYELEGDALNTAFRKFKDLCDRKKYVTDEDILALLNDVETDTSKLAYRFEFMQVSCGTQGVPTATIGLVDDEKGLLQEAAVGNGSVDAIYRAIDRITNEEVELLQYQIDSVTGGQDALGEVRVQIRQDDIVANGRAVSTDVLEASARAYLDAINRMITKRMDTHGKEYRRRQEKVDLHV; encoded by the coding sequence ATGCGCAAAATTGAAGTGTTTGACACTACGTTGCGAGATGGAGAGCAGTCACCGGGTGTGAACCTGAATCTTGAAGAAAAATTGGAGATTGCCCGGCAGCTAGCTCGCCTGGGTGTCAATATCATCGAGGCAGGATTTGCGGCTTCCTCCAAAGGGGATTTTGAATCCGTCCAACGGATTGCAAATGAAATTCGCGGTGTTACGGTTTGTTCATTGTCCCGTTCTGTAAAATTTGATATCGAGCAGTCGTATGAAGCGTTAAAAGGGGCAGACAACCCGCGGATACACGTTTTTCTGGCCACATCGCCGATTCATATGCAGCATAAACTGCGCATGACCCCGGAACAGGTATTGGAACAGATTGATTCGGCTGTTCGTCTGGCTAAAGGGTTCGTGTCCGATGTGGAATTCTCTGCAGAGGATGGCGGTCGAAGCGACCTCGACTTCCTGGTCAAAGTGGCGGAAGTCGCAGCAAAAGCGGGTGCCACTGTACTGAACATTCCGGATACGGTAGGCTACCTGACTCCTTCCGAGTATGCCCATATTTTCCGCTATGTGCGCGAGAATGCCAAAGGTGCTGACAAAATCAAATTGTCTGCTCATTGTCACGACGATCTGGGAATGGCAACCGCGAACACGTTGGCTGCCATTGCGGCAGGAATTGACCAGATTGAAGGAACGATCAACGGGATTGGGGAACGTGCCGGTAACGTAGCGATTGAGGAAGTTGCGTTGGCATTGTACACTCGTCCGCAATTTTACCAAGCCGCGACTGGGCTGGAACTGGCGGAAATCGCGCGGACCAGCCGCATGGTTTCCAAGTTGACCGGTATGGTTGTACAGCCGAACAAGGCGATTATCGGGGCGAACGCGTTTGCGCATGAATCGGGCATTCATCAAGACGGTGTCCTGAAAGAAAAAAGCACTTATGAAATTATCCGTCCGGAAATTGTAGGAATGGGCGATTCCAAACTGGTATTGGGGAAACTCTCCGGCCGTCACGCATTCAAGGATCATCTCGTTTCACTCGGGTATGAACTGGAAGGCGATGCTTTGAATACAGCATTCCGTAAATTCAAGGATCTGTGTGACCGCAAAAAATACGTTACGGACGAAGATATACTGGCTTTACTGAACGATGTAGAAACGGATACATCGAAACTGGCTTACCGTTTTGAGTTTATGCAGGTTTCATGCGGTACACAGGGTGTGCCGACAGCGACGATCGGTCTTGTTGATGACGAAAAAGGGCTTTTGCAGGAAGCGGCTGTCGGGAATGGTTCGGTTGACGCCATTTACCGCGCCATTGATCGTATCACGAATGAAGAGGTAGAACTGCTTCAGTATCAGATCGATTCGGTGACTGGCGGACAAGACGCATTGGGTGAAGTACGTGTACAGATTCGTCAAGACGACATTGTCGCAAATGGTCGAGCGGTTTCAACCGACGTCCTGGAAGCGAGTGCAAGAGCTTATCTGGATGCCATCAATCGTATGATCACGAAACGGATGGACACTCACGGCAAGGAATACAGACGTAGACAAGAGAAGGTGGATTTGCATGTCTAA
- a CDS encoding PilZ domain-containing protein — MRQREYYRIPLTTFCSLRLRKLGGKMLPAEEEFEVEIQNISGGGLCFLSDRELPVSEYLEWQFAIDIGDREIEVYGQLVWMEKKEELYLYGVKFVFLEETEQRNLITSINTIQIRRRQREKYITG; from the coding sequence ATGAGGCAAAGAGAATATTATCGAATACCGCTGACTACTTTTTGCTCACTTCGCCTGCGGAAATTAGGTGGTAAAATGCTGCCGGCAGAAGAGGAATTTGAGGTAGAAATCCAAAACATATCCGGCGGCGGCCTCTGTTTTTTATCTGATCGTGAACTGCCGGTCAGCGAGTATTTGGAGTGGCAATTTGCAATTGACATCGGGGACCGGGAAATTGAGGTATACGGACAACTCGTTTGGATGGAGAAGAAAGAGGAACTCTACTTGTATGGTGTCAAGTTTGTATTTCTTGAAGAAACCGAACAGCGGAACCTGATAACCAGCATTAATACTATTCAGATACGTAGGCGTCAACGAGAAAAATATATTACAGGTTAA